One segment of Chroicocephalus ridibundus chromosome 25, bChrRid1.1, whole genome shotgun sequence DNA contains the following:
- the LOC134527042 gene encoding olfactory receptor 14J1-like — protein sequence MAYDHSVAICQPLHYGTLLGSRACVHMAAAAWGSGFLHALLHTANTFSLPLCQGNALDQFFCEIPQILKLSCSHSDSLREVGLLVVSALVAFVGFVFIVLSYMQIFRAVLRIPSEQGRHKAFSTCLPHLAVVSLLVSTGIFAYLKPPSISSPVLNLVVAVLYSEVPPSYSCLNTNIAFSHFFRG from the exons atggcctatgaccactCTGTGGCCATCTGccaacccctgcactacgggaccctcctgggcagcagagcttgtgtccacatggcagcagctgcctggggcagtgggtttctccatgctctcctgcacacggccaatacattttccctgcccctctgccagggcaatgccctggaccagttcttctgtgaaatcccccagatcctcaagctctcctgctcacactcagactccctcagggaagttgggcttcttgtggtcagtgccttggttgcttttgttggttttgtgttcatcgtgctgtcctacatgcagatcttcagggccgtgctgaggatcccctctgagcagggacggcacaaagccttttccacgtgcctccctcacctggccgtggtctccctgcttgtcagcactggaatatttgcctacctgaagcccccctccatctcttccccagtTCTCaatctggtggtggctgtgctgtactcagaggtgcctcca TCATACAGCTGTCTCAACACAAATATTGCTTTCTCCCACTTCTTCAGAGGGTGA